A region from the Arthrobacter roseus genome encodes:
- the recA gene encoding recombinase RecA — MATQADREKALEAALAQIDKQYGKGSVMRLGDDVRAPVETIPTGSIALDVALGIGGLPRGRVVEIYGPESSGKTTVALHAVASAQRNGGIAAFIDAEHALDPEYAKRLGVDTDALLVSQPDTGEQALEIMDMLIGSGSLDIVVIDSVAALVPRAEIEGDMGDSHVGLQARLMSQALRKITGRLSQSKTTAIFINQLREKIGVFFGSPETTTGGKALKFYASIRIDVRRIETLKQGADAVGNRTRAKIVKNKMAPPFKQAEFDIIYGQGISREGGLIDVGVEQGFVKKSGAWFTYDGDQLGQGKENARTFLRDNPDLADELERRIKEKMGIGVPQADASDDAPKLKAVGGDAV, encoded by the coding sequence ATGGCAACGCAGGCAGATCGCGAGAAGGCTCTCGAAGCGGCATTGGCGCAGATTGACAAGCAGTACGGTAAGGGATCCGTCATGCGTCTGGGGGATGACGTCCGCGCACCCGTCGAGACCATTCCGACAGGCTCCATAGCCCTGGATGTCGCCCTCGGTATTGGTGGATTGCCAAGAGGCCGTGTCGTTGAAATTTACGGACCGGAGTCATCTGGTAAAACAACTGTCGCTCTGCACGCTGTGGCGAGTGCACAGCGCAATGGCGGAATCGCAGCCTTCATTGACGCGGAACATGCCCTTGACCCGGAGTATGCGAAGAGGCTGGGTGTGGACACCGACGCGCTCTTGGTTTCACAGCCGGATACCGGTGAGCAGGCTCTGGAAATTATGGACATGCTCATTGGGTCAGGGTCGCTGGACATCGTCGTCATCGACTCGGTTGCGGCGCTGGTACCGCGTGCAGAAATCGAAGGCGACATGGGCGACAGCCACGTAGGCCTGCAGGCCCGCTTGATGAGCCAGGCGCTCCGGAAAATCACAGGCCGATTAAGTCAATCGAAGACCACCGCCATCTTTATCAACCAGCTGCGTGAGAAGATCGGCGTCTTCTTCGGCAGCCCCGAGACAACAACAGGTGGTAAAGCGCTCAAATTCTACGCGTCTATTCGAATCGATGTGCGTCGCATCGAGACGCTGAAGCAGGGCGCCGATGCGGTTGGTAACCGGACCCGAGCGAAGATTGTGAAAAACAAGATGGCTCCGCCGTTCAAGCAGGCCGAGTTCGACATCATCTACGGTCAGGGAATCTCCCGGGAGGGGGGCCTCATCGATGTCGGTGTAGAGCAGGGTTTCGTGAAAAAGTCAGGTGCTTGGTTCACCTATGACGGCGATCAGCTTGGCCAAGGTAAGGAAAACGCTCGTACCTTCCTGCGTGATAACCCTGACCTGGCGGATGAGCTCGAGCGGCGTATTAAAGAAAAGATGGGAATCGGAGTGCCGCAAGCGGACGCTTCGGACGACGCTCCAAAGCTCAAAGCCGTTGGCGGTGACGCAGTCTAG
- a CDS encoding regulatory protein RecX produces MTAFDSGTGRTASSGQQDGRVGDAGSTPEQRALSVLLRQLSTAPKTRWQLEQKLADHDTPQDIAASLIDRFEELGLINDATFASMWVESRSRTKSLSRGALKRELATKGVPADCAEAALAQLTEEEEIESARRLVRRKIPSNFSSQDHGGRDKAVRRLIGMLGRKGYGAGLAFKIVADECEAVAETPEDVWFG; encoded by the coding sequence ATGACTGCCTTTGATTCAGGGACCGGCAGAACCGCTTCATCCGGTCAACAAGACGGGCGGGTTGGGGATGCAGGAAGCACGCCTGAGCAGCGTGCGCTGTCAGTGCTTCTTCGTCAGTTGTCGACCGCGCCTAAAACCCGCTGGCAGCTCGAGCAAAAACTGGCGGACCACGACACACCCCAAGATATCGCGGCATCGTTAATTGATCGCTTTGAAGAGCTGGGGCTGATCAACGACGCGACGTTCGCCAGCATGTGGGTGGAGAGCAGGTCCAGGACTAAGTCGCTGTCCCGCGGTGCGCTCAAGCGGGAACTCGCAACCAAAGGAGTTCCCGCGGATTGCGCTGAGGCTGCTCTGGCGCAGCTCACTGAGGAAGAAGAAATTGAGTCCGCCAGAAGATTGGTCCGCAGGAAGATACCGTCAAATTTCAGCTCACAAGACCACGGCGGCCGGGACAAAGCAGTCCGAAGACTCATTGGCATGCTCGGGCGCAAAGGATACGGGGCTGGACTTGCGTTCAAGATCGTCGCGGACGAATGTGAGGCCGTAGCTGAGACACCGGAGGACGTCTGGTTCGGATAG
- a CDS encoding MarR family winged helix-turn-helix transcriptional regulator, with protein MTEQGVNVAEGAADAAIKALEEQLSILWRRARSNSHKVARRVHPDMEPAAYGLLVILQRTGGMRLTDLATNVGIGKPSVSRQITMLEQLGLVQKTADPQDGRAQAISLTPLGSSRLFAAQSGRKDAFRHLMEDWSAADIGDLARLLGQLNETYTRDNY; from the coding sequence ATGACCGAACAAGGCGTGAACGTGGCGGAAGGCGCTGCTGATGCAGCCATAAAGGCGCTGGAGGAGCAGTTGAGCATCCTCTGGCGCAGGGCACGCTCCAATTCGCACAAGGTTGCCAGGCGCGTTCATCCAGATATGGAGCCAGCGGCCTACGGCTTGTTGGTCATTCTGCAACGCACCGGCGGCATGCGCCTTACCGATCTTGCTACGAACGTAGGTATCGGGAAGCCATCAGTCAGCCGTCAGATCACCATGCTTGAACAACTCGGTCTGGTTCAGAAAACAGCGGATCCTCAGGATGGCCGTGCTCAAGCCATTAGCCTCACTCCACTTGGGTCCAGCAGATTGTTTGCTGCCCAATCCGGACGCAAGGATGCTTTCCGGCATCTGATGGAGGATTGGTCAGCTGCGGACATAGGCGATTTGGCGCGTCTCTTGGGGCAACTCAATGAAACGTACACGCGGGATAACTATTAG
- a CDS encoding DUF3046 domain-containing protein, producing MRLSNFWRLMDDEFGVGYSRVLAGELVLAELGGMTAVAALKAGKEPRQVWLAICTMQDVPLARRLGQDATPKP from the coding sequence GTGAGATTAAGTAATTTCTGGCGGCTTATGGATGATGAGTTCGGGGTCGGATACTCAAGAGTCCTTGCCGGTGAACTAGTCCTTGCTGAGCTGGGCGGAATGACGGCAGTAGCTGCTCTTAAGGCGGGTAAAGAGCCCAGACAAGTCTGGTTGGCGATCTGCACCATGCAAGACGTTCCTCTGGCCCGGCGCCTGGGACAGGACGCGACGCCAAAGCCCTGA